One stretch of Candidatus Bathyarchaeia archaeon DNA includes these proteins:
- a CDS encoding EFR1 family ferrodoxin (N-terminal region resembles flavodoxins. C-terminal ferrodoxin region binds two 4Fe-4S clusters.) — protein sequence MKSNAGELAAEFSVELPMNNLVYPSRLIEQNQEKMFKKAEEQIEFICQFVNQRKKNKPASKAFFNGCMVPLYSVLKYAYLLHLKKTSNEPNDTQLTYYELIPLTDKSICVDANCSGCGTCAAVCPAKNIKMAQNKPVWQHHCEMCLACVEWCPTKAIHHWNIAEGKAYHHPSITLPDMLTQAI from the coding sequence TTGAAATCTAATGCTGGCGAACTTGCGGCAGAGTTTTCCGTAGAGTTGCCCATGAATAACTTGGTATACCCCTCGCGGCTCATAGAGCAAAACCAAGAAAAGATGTTCAAAAAAGCAGAGGAACAAATTGAGTTTATTTGCCAATTTGTAAACCAAAGAAAAAAGAACAAACCTGCCTCGAAAGCGTTCTTCAATGGCTGCATGGTGCCTTTGTATTCCGTTTTAAAATATGCCTACCTCTTGCACCTTAAGAAGACATCTAATGAGCCAAATGATACCCAATTAACGTATTATGAGCTGATTCCGCTGACTGACAAGAGCATTTGTGTGGACGCCAACTGCTCTGGATGTGGTACATGTGCGGCGGTTTGTCCAGCAAAAAACATCAAAATGGCGCAGAATAAGCCCGTTTGGCAGCATCATTGTGAAATGTGCCTTGCCTGTGTCGAATGGTGCCCAACCAAAGCTATTCATCACTGGAACATAGCCGAAGGAAAAGCGTACCATCATCCAAGCATAACACTGCCTGATATGCTTACACAAGCAATCTAA
- a CDS encoding DUF1614 domain-containing protein, which produces MSRKTIYFHHSLLVFLLLIFLAAAVVGLVFFGVVGFAFANVGFTPLVILLLLAASLLGSAVNIPLWKVRTSVPMIREDYVSALGMTYRIPRVEYGQTVTTIAVNVGGALIPTAVSVYLLFKADPSTVLYSLVGIGVVTLVTRAISRPVKGVGIVTPALIPPVAAAAVALVLSPSQPLTTAYASGVLGTLIGADLLNLRVIPKLGAPVASIGGAGTFDGVFLSGIIGVLIAGI; this is translated from the coding sequence ATGAGCCGAAAAACAATTTACTTCCATCATAGCCTCTTGGTTTTTTTACTCCTGATATTTTTGGCAGCCGCCGTTGTGGGATTGGTTTTCTTTGGCGTTGTAGGCTTCGCGTTTGCTAACGTCGGTTTCACGCCCTTAGTCATATTGTTGCTGCTGGCGGCATCTCTGCTTGGAAGCGCCGTCAACATTCCGTTGTGGAAAGTCAGAACCTCTGTGCCTATGATTAGGGAGGACTATGTGAGTGCTCTAGGCATGACTTATCGGATTCCCCGCGTGGAGTATGGGCAGACTGTGACCACCATAGCGGTTAACGTTGGAGGAGCCCTTATTCCTACAGCCGTCAGCGTTTATTTACTGTTTAAAGCTGACCCCTCGACAGTTCTTTATAGCCTTGTAGGCATAGGGGTCGTTACGTTAGTGACCCGCGCAATATCCCGTCCCGTGAAAGGCGTGGGCATCGTGACACCCGCATTGATTCCCCCAGTTGCCGCTGCAGCTGTAGCTTTGGTTTTGTCGCCGTCACAACCGTTAACAACTGCCTATGCATCAGGGGTTTTGGGTACACTAATAGGGGCAGACCTACTGAATTTGCGGGTTATTCCAAAACTTGGGGCACCTGTTGCCAGCATCGGCGGGGCAGGAACCTTTGACGGCGTTTTTCTGAGCGGCATAATTGGCGTATTAATTGCAGGAATCTAA
- a CDS encoding APC family permease → MKTSFRLPKKKKGLSLFDLVITGFSGAIGFEIFVLLNYAYFHLAGPDIVYALVLGGIINLLIILSYCELSAAMPLVGGEYTYIKTAYGGYIGFIAGCFRWLASLFAAALAAVAFVLQLAFLFSLFAPQIQTAILNQSWLVALIVVAVMGFAEVRGSKTFGSFIVIAFIMLFVGFIVGGLFQGVGPANPAVSAALPSGLAGVLAATVYMFPMFIGAKALIAGASSAEKPGRDVPRGLILTSVLIIPLYLLIALVAVGKVTPTEVLQQVPLLNFAADQIFGGFGGIVFAVAGMVACLSALGTSMSVQSSIARGMSRDGYFPKILLSVHKRFGTFHVAAIAGAAIIMALSVFGDVPFLGYAASFGSLLVFALVNLSLIKLRKTKPHMDRPFKTPLYPLTPILGFVLSVALLIFPVVLGDGNASDALSSSLGITAIVLASYYLRMAGRFRLQIAIGGISIGAGIALVAASLAGLAGLIKPLLPFIPSYIQILFGIVLLVTGYYNLTAHGKKNNNKNSNNKMSASGIKIEEASG, encoded by the coding sequence ATGAAAACTAGTTTTCGGTTACCCAAAAAAAAGAAAGGGCTCTCCCTGTTTGACCTCGTCATCACAGGTTTTAGCGGCGCAATAGGCTTTGAAATCTTTGTCCTGCTTAACTACGCTTACTTCCATCTGGCCGGACCTGACATAGTTTACGCTTTGGTGCTGGGCGGCATCATTAATCTGCTAATAATTCTCAGCTACTGTGAACTCAGCGCAGCCATGCCCCTAGTCGGCGGCGAATACACCTACATCAAAACCGCCTACGGCGGCTACATCGGCTTCATAGCCGGATGCTTCAGGTGGCTCGCAAGCCTTTTCGCCGCAGCCCTCGCAGCCGTAGCCTTCGTGTTGCAGTTAGCTTTTCTTTTTTCACTATTTGCCCCCCAAATCCAAACCGCAATCCTAAACCAATCATGGCTAGTAGCCCTAATCGTTGTTGCCGTCATGGGCTTTGCAGAAGTGCGGGGGTCAAAAACCTTTGGAAGCTTTATCGTGATTGCCTTCATAATGCTTTTCGTGGGCTTCATTGTAGGCGGCCTCTTTCAAGGTGTTGGGCCAGCAAATCCAGCGGTGTCCGCCGCTTTGCCCTCTGGACTCGCTGGAGTTTTAGCTGCCACCGTCTATATGTTTCCAATGTTTATCGGCGCCAAAGCACTCATAGCTGGGGCTTCAAGTGCAGAAAAACCTGGACGCGACGTCCCCCGCGGGTTGATTCTAACGTCTGTTCTGATTATTCCCCTTTACCTGCTTATTGCTCTAGTTGCGGTGGGTAAGGTGACTCCCACAGAGGTGCTTCAACAGGTTCCCCTTCTTAACTTTGCCGCGGACCAAATCTTTGGAGGCTTTGGCGGGATAGTTTTCGCAGTGGCTGGAATGGTTGCATGCTTGTCCGCTCTGGGCACCTCCATGTCGGTTCAGTCAAGCATCGCGCGGGGCATGAGCCGAGACGGGTACTTCCCAAAAATCCTTCTGTCCGTCCATAAACGCTTTGGAACCTTCCACGTAGCCGCAATCGCTGGCGCAGCCATAATAATGGCGTTAAGTGTGTTTGGGGACGTTCCTTTTCTCGGCTACGCCGCCAGCTTTGGCTCCCTTTTAGTGTTTGCGTTAGTTAACCTTTCCCTCATCAAACTCAGAAAAACCAAACCTCACATGGACCGCCCATTCAAAACTCCCCTTTATCCGTTGACGCCTATTCTGGGTTTTGTTCTCTCTGTGGCTTTGCTTATTTTCCCCGTCGTTTTGGGGGACGGAAACGCTTCTGACGCTTTATCCTCCAGCCTCGGAATAACCGCCATTGTTTTGGCATCTTACTACCTGAGAATGGCTGGACGTTTTCGGCTGCAAATCGCCATAGGCGGCATAAGCATAGGCGCTGGCATCGCGCTTGTTGCGGCTTCTCTGGCGGGTTTAGCTGGGCTAATTAAGCCACTGTTGCCCTTCATACCCAGTTACATACAAATCCTCTTTGGCATCGTGCTTCTTGTCACTGGCTACTATAACCTGACGGCGCATGGAAAGAAAAATAACAACAAGAACTCAAACAACAAAATGTCCGCTTCTGGCATCAAGATTGAGGAAGCGTCTGGTTAA
- a CDS encoding ammonium transporter yields MNKEGILRKASGIAEKVISNHSTLFMQKKWYLLAGILATCLAMSVGRAFAQTGNPLADTGTAISMAWTLAMGALVWFMQLGFAFLGAGYIRHKNQVNYWSKSYIDFSIGVVLFALVGFGLMFGGSGAGFPTGFDSAGEIIFTTLPGLDHGNAFIGYSGFALAGDAYNGLTLTYFFWQAVFAATSVTIVAGMVAGRMKFKAYLIYTLLINILIYPVYGHWVWGGGWLSQLGALDFAGSGVVHAVGGFTGLAGALLIGPRIGKYTKDGKPRSFGYTNVPYIVIGTMILFFGWFGFNPGSTLTTLDFRTPIVATNTYLAGGAAAALAVFITYFDRKNFKGADISAICCSALGGLVAITAPCAYVPPWAAIIIGFIAAPITIYGNFFVERKLKIDDPVGAFGVHGLNGIFGLLAVGLFADGTYGVQGVLINGAAGLEQLTAQLISAGVCAGYAFGMGLLIFGLIKYTVGLRVPAKEEIEGLDATEHGFVAYPEVVMKPEDPAWLGKEDGKTK; encoded by the coding sequence ATGAATAAAGAGGGAATACTAAGAAAAGCATCTGGTATTGCAGAAAAAGTGATTTCTAATCATTCGACGCTATTCATGCAAAAGAAATGGTACTTGCTCGCAGGCATTCTCGCTACTTGCTTAGCTATGAGCGTAGGCAGAGCATTTGCGCAAACTGGTAACCCATTGGCAGACACTGGCACAGCAATAAGCATGGCTTGGACTCTTGCCATGGGCGCGTTAGTCTGGTTCATGCAGTTGGGCTTCGCGTTCCTTGGCGCTGGCTACATTAGACACAAGAACCAAGTCAACTACTGGTCAAAGAGTTACATTGACTTCAGCATCGGTGTTGTCTTATTTGCGTTGGTCGGCTTCGGTTTGATGTTCGGTGGTTCAGGGGCAGGTTTCCCAACAGGCTTTGACTCTGCTGGTGAAATAATTTTCACAACTCTTCCAGGACTAGACCACGGAAACGCCTTCATAGGTTATTCCGGGTTTGCTTTAGCAGGCGACGCATACAACGGTTTAACGTTAACCTACTTCTTCTGGCAAGCCGTGTTCGCAGCCACATCAGTTACTATCGTCGCTGGAATGGTTGCCGGAAGAATGAAGTTCAAGGCATACCTGATCTACACCTTGTTGATTAACATCCTTATCTACCCCGTATACGGCCACTGGGTCTGGGGAGGCGGATGGTTATCACAGCTAGGCGCGTTAGACTTCGCCGGTTCAGGTGTAGTCCACGCGGTCGGTGGCTTCACAGGTTTGGCAGGCGCATTGCTCATTGGTCCAAGAATAGGCAAATACACCAAAGACGGTAAACCTCGTTCGTTCGGCTACACAAACGTCCCCTACATTGTGATAGGTACCATGATTCTGTTCTTCGGCTGGTTTGGTTTCAACCCTGGAAGCACACTGACAACATTGGACTTTAGAACTCCCATAGTCGCTACAAACACGTACCTTGCAGGCGGTGCAGCCGCGGCATTGGCAGTCTTCATAACGTACTTTGACCGCAAGAACTTTAAGGGCGCAGACATTTCGGCCATTTGCTGTTCCGCTTTGGGCGGTCTAGTTGCAATCACGGCACCATGTGCATATGTACCTCCATGGGCAGCAATCATCATAGGCTTCATCGCAGCTCCAATCACAATCTACGGTAACTTCTTCGTAGAACGGAAACTGAAGATTGACGACCCAGTGGGCGCATTTGGTGTCCACGGACTCAACGGTATCTTTGGTCTGCTTGCAGTTGGTCTCTTTGCGGACGGAACATACGGCGTACAAGGTGTCTTGATAAACGGCGCGGCAGGTCTCGAACAGCTAACCGCACAGTTGATTTCCGCTGGTGTTTGCGCTGGTTACGCGTTCGGTATGGGTCTGCTGATATTCGGTCTGATCAAGTACACAGTTGGTCTGCGTGTTCCAGCCAAAGAAGAAATCGAGGGCTTGGATGCGACAGAACACGGATTCGTTGCCTACCCAGAAGTGGTCATGAAGCCAGAAGACCCTGCATGGTTGGGCAAAGAAGACGGCAAAACAAAGTAG
- a CDS encoding EFR1 family ferrodoxin (N-terminal region resembles flavodoxins. C-terminal ferrodoxin region binds two 4Fe-4S clusters.) codes for MSTEIYYFSITGNSLSVAKAIAKKTNGNLLPIPSVINQKRIAIHADAFGVVFPCYLAQLFGVPLMVKNFVTKLENASTKYVFAVCTCGGIETVNSLPP; via the coding sequence TTGTCAACTGAAATCTACTATTTTTCAATAACAGGCAATTCTCTTTCCGTGGCAAAAGCCATCGCCAAAAAAACCAACGGCAACTTGCTTCCCATTCCCTCAGTCATTAACCAAAAACGCATAGCCATCCACGCAGATGCATTTGGGGTCGTTTTTCCTTGTTATCTGGCTCAACTTTTCGGGGTACCTTTGATGGTAAAAAATTTTGTCACGAAACTAGAAAACGCAAGCACAAAGTACGTTTTTGCCGTTTGCACCTGCGGGGGAATTGAAACTGTTAATTCCCTTCCACCCTGA
- a CDS encoding ammonium transporter, whose protein sequence is MSAVIPTNPGDTAWVIVATALVMLMTPALGFFYGGLVRRKNLVSTIVQCFIIFAVISIVWALWGYSLVFSESYYGLIGNLSLAGLTSIGINDVNPALAPNISSLLYFAFQLKFAAITPALIIGACAERIRFRSLLIFIVLWSTFIYVPIAHWVWNPDGWLRAVGAIDFAGGIVVHVSAGLSALAAALVVGRRKVCDVPWKDHMKTLDTQPEKPSNIPYVILGAALLWFGWFGFNGGSALAANNLAVSAVVTTNLAASGAAVSWMLTDWLIKGKPSAVGMAIGAVVGLVAITPAAGYVNVTSAIIIGLSAGIISNLVANWRVGRSRIDDTLDVFACHGVGGLWGSIATGLFATAAVNGVNGLFFGNPSLLVSQLIAVVVVASFSFFGSFLLLKFVNLFSPLRVSPEAEDAGLDFSEHGEEAYHLD, encoded by the coding sequence ATGAGTGCAGTAATACCAACAAACCCTGGGGACACAGCATGGGTAATCGTCGCAACCGCCTTGGTTATGCTAATGACACCCGCGCTGGGCTTTTTCTACGGCGGCTTAGTTCGCAGAAAAAACCTTGTCTCTACAATCGTCCAATGCTTCATCATATTCGCAGTCATCAGCATCGTCTGGGCCCTTTGGGGTTACAGCCTTGTGTTCAGCGAAAGCTACTATGGCTTAATAGGCAATCTGTCACTAGCAGGGTTAACCAGCATAGGCATCAACGACGTTAACCCCGCATTAGCCCCCAACATCTCCTCCCTGCTATACTTCGCATTCCAATTGAAATTTGCCGCCATCACACCCGCCCTAATCATCGGCGCATGCGCAGAACGAATCCGCTTCCGCTCCCTGCTAATCTTCATCGTCCTGTGGTCAACCTTCATCTACGTACCCATCGCCCACTGGGTCTGGAACCCAGACGGCTGGCTACGCGCCGTAGGCGCAATAGACTTCGCAGGCGGAATAGTTGTGCACGTTTCTGCAGGGCTATCCGCGTTAGCTGCAGCTTTAGTGGTGGGGCGAAGAAAAGTCTGCGATGTTCCATGGAAAGACCACATGAAAACCTTAGACACCCAACCTGAAAAACCCTCAAACATACCCTACGTCATTCTCGGCGCCGCCTTGCTATGGTTTGGCTGGTTTGGCTTCAACGGAGGAAGCGCTTTAGCCGCAAACAACTTGGCTGTTTCCGCTGTTGTAACAACCAACTTGGCAGCTTCAGGCGCGGCAGTAAGCTGGATGCTCACGGATTGGCTAATTAAAGGCAAACCATCAGCGGTTGGCATGGCAATCGGCGCCGTCGTTGGATTGGTCGCCATCACCCCCGCCGCTGGCTACGTCAACGTAACATCCGCGATAATCATCGGGCTATCTGCAGGTATAATATCAAACCTCGTTGCCAACTGGAGAGTGGGACGGTCACGAATCGACGATACACTCGATGTCTTTGCATGCCACGGCGTAGGCGGACTTTGGGGTTCAATCGCAACTGGACTCTTCGCTACAGCCGCTGTGAACGGAGTAAACGGGCTATTCTTTGGAAACCCCAGTCTATTAGTTTCACAGTTGATTGCGGTAGTAGTTGTAGCGTCCTTTTCGTTCTTCGGGTCCTTCTTGCTGCTCAAGTTCGTTAACCTCTTCAGTCCACTACGCGTGAGTCCCGAGGCAGAAGATGCAGGTTTAGATTTCAGCGAACACGGCGAAGAAGCCTACCATCTCGACTGA
- a CDS encoding SLC13 family permease, with product MPIDAQILILPVFIACYALALSRKVKLSYVSVGALGILMILGLISWQDTLFNAIQWDVLAVIWGFMMVSFIFSESKMPELIANKILTHIKTEKYALLAICSVAAFLSAFMANVAVLFLMAPVAIHMAKKLGSPLFPYIVSVGVCSNMVTTTTMIADPPALILAIQTGLRPLDFYWFQGNLGLGAITVVGVVAALLTLLVMFRKMNKRIEIEPEEIKVAKLPSVLFLGGVIVLSLAPEFGLSLGAVGLAVGIIALVMGGKQAPKMMKEFDWDSLIFLAAIFGVIYAVTTSGLLTDAAQALITSGANSPPLLLGILTWMSVGLSTFIDPNAYTVLMIPIGQQLAAMAGMSAWPLLFGVLIGTGSGANILPMGAATNVFACGLLEKHNCLVSTKEYMKIGLPLSVVAVGVAFVLLWILWL from the coding sequence TTGCCTATAGATGCTCAAATCCTGATTCTGCCGGTGTTCATAGCTTGCTATGCGCTTGCTTTAAGTCGAAAAGTAAAGCTTTCCTACGTTTCAGTAGGGGCATTGGGTATATTGATGATTCTGGGGCTCATCTCTTGGCAAGACACCCTCTTCAACGCCATACAGTGGGATGTGCTCGCGGTCATTTGGGGCTTTATGATGGTTTCCTTCATCTTCTCCGAAAGCAAAATGCCCGAACTCATCGCAAACAAGATTCTAACTCACATCAAAACTGAAAAGTACGCTCTACTGGCAATCTGTTCCGTTGCAGCTTTCCTTTCCGCTTTCATGGCAAACGTGGCCGTGCTTTTCCTCATGGCGCCCGTCGCTATCCACATGGCTAAAAAACTGGGTTCCCCCCTCTTTCCCTACATCGTTTCTGTGGGTGTATGCTCCAACATGGTGACCACAACCACTATGATTGCTGACCCCCCTGCACTTATCCTAGCCATCCAAACTGGGTTAAGACCCTTAGACTTCTACTGGTTCCAAGGCAACCTTGGATTAGGAGCGATAACCGTTGTCGGTGTCGTTGCTGCCCTGCTCACCCTTCTTGTGATGTTTAGAAAAATGAACAAGCGCATAGAAATTGAGCCAGAGGAAATCAAAGTTGCCAAGCTGCCCAGTGTGCTGTTCTTGGGCGGCGTCATTGTGTTGTCTTTGGCTCCTGAATTCGGACTTAGCTTAGGCGCAGTTGGGCTGGCAGTGGGCATAATTGCCCTCGTTATGGGCGGCAAGCAGGCACCCAAAATGATGAAGGAATTCGACTGGGATTCCCTCATATTCTTAGCCGCCATCTTCGGCGTAATCTATGCCGTAACCACTTCCGGGCTCTTAACCGATGCAGCCCAAGCTCTAATAACAAGCGGCGCCAATAGCCCGCCATTGTTGCTCGGCATCTTAACTTGGATGTCCGTTGGGCTATCCACATTCATCGATCCAAACGCGTACACCGTGCTCATGATTCCCATCGGTCAACAACTGGCTGCCATGGCCGGTATGAGTGCTTGGCCTCTGCTCTTTGGTGTCCTCATTGGAACGGGAAGCGGGGCAAACATTCTGCCTATGGGTGCAGCGACCAACGTGTTTGCTTGCGGCTTACTGGAGAAGCATAACTGCTTAGTGAGCACCAAGGAATACATGAAGATTGGGCTGCCGCTGTCAGTTGTTGCGGTGGGTGTGGCGTTTGTGCTCCTATGGATACTATGGTTGTGA
- a CDS encoding PQQ-binding-like beta-propeller repeat protein, whose protein sequence is MKFVNKKMSVIAIALLLMLAASSMFAVLPAVTAHDPPIDIPTWSYISASPSKVGINEPVTLVIWLNDYPYTAVGAYGDRWDGMEIHVTKPDGSKETLGPFTSDPVGSAYTLYAPDQIGTYEFYMTFPGDTLTGEPVPPEGYYAGEQYIGDYYMPSESDPVYVEAQQEPIQGYQETPLPSGYWTRPIYGANREWWQVAGNWWGINVPGQNNGRINMYSTGPSTAHVMWTRPYWDGGIMGGETGDIGYYTGLSYETYGLNPPIILNGRLYYNVNVNPRFGWYCLDLRTGEELYFHNTTGPIRGTGHNYPESGTGFDFTGALTEDVLNFGQVLDIELPNQHGGFAYLWSTGQSGSVYGGAGAEATWKMFDAFTGNYICSIANVSARGTQVVGNDGSILYYNIAGTGANKYLTVWNTTHALWYRTRYDTNQYWMWRPYLNVTFNGNYGFSLNVSIPDVQGSIYEIVPGEQIIGGTSGKNNDTVTMEGNLWALSLKPGEEGKLLWNKTFTPPKTEVNDFVGGTFGYGKMSGPQVNAANGVFLFSESMTRNRWAYDLDTMQQLWMTEQPEAQWQFYGMSTSIYKDKLLSYGYGGELIAYNIRTGEVLWKWQSGTVGFEGYYENTPLSLGAIADDKIYLYSSEHSPSMPLRRDAFMWCVDLNNGQLLWKIQCWGNNPAIADGYLVALDNFDNQIYCYGKGPSETTVTASPSVVDNGAAVMIQGTVTDQSAGAMGTPAISDADQQAWMEYLYQQKTKPTDAVGVVVKLMALDQNGNTHNIGEACSDSNGNYGLTWTPPAEGTYKITATFEGSGAYGSSDATTYVGVGSVSAAPQSPTPSTAPTPPSSGMPSSTYIAIAGVVIVIIVAAAVLLLRRRK, encoded by the coding sequence GTGAAATTTGTAAATAAAAAAATGAGCGTTATAGCTATCGCGCTGTTACTGATGTTAGCTGCTAGTTCAATGTTTGCTGTTCTGCCAGCCGTTACAGCTCACGACCCCCCAATAGACATCCCAACTTGGTCATACATCAGCGCCTCACCATCAAAGGTGGGAATAAATGAACCCGTCACCTTAGTCATTTGGCTTAACGACTATCCCTACACGGCAGTCGGAGCTTACGGTGACCGCTGGGACGGAATGGAAATTCACGTCACAAAACCGGACGGAAGCAAAGAAACCTTAGGACCATTCACATCTGACCCAGTCGGCTCAGCCTACACACTGTACGCCCCTGACCAGATTGGAACATACGAATTCTACATGACATTCCCAGGCGACACATTGACAGGCGAACCTGTTCCACCTGAAGGCTACTACGCAGGCGAACAGTACATCGGCGACTACTACATGCCAAGCGAAAGCGACCCTGTTTACGTAGAAGCACAACAGGAACCCATACAAGGCTACCAAGAAACTCCCCTCCCATCCGGCTACTGGACGCGCCCAATTTACGGTGCCAACAGAGAGTGGTGGCAAGTTGCAGGTAACTGGTGGGGCATTAACGTGCCAGGCCAAAATAACGGCCGCATTAACATGTACAGCACAGGACCATCAACTGCACACGTTATGTGGACACGACCCTACTGGGATGGAGGCATCATGGGCGGAGAAACCGGTGACATCGGCTACTACACAGGACTATCATACGAAACCTACGGTCTTAACCCACCGATAATTCTCAACGGGCGACTCTACTACAACGTCAACGTAAACCCACGGTTCGGCTGGTACTGCCTTGACCTACGCACAGGCGAAGAACTGTACTTCCACAACACCACCGGCCCAATTAGAGGCACAGGCCATAACTACCCAGAATCAGGCACCGGCTTTGACTTTACAGGCGCCCTAACAGAAGACGTACTCAACTTTGGACAAGTGTTAGACATAGAACTACCTAACCAACACGGAGGCTTCGCATACCTGTGGAGCACAGGACAATCAGGCAGCGTCTACGGAGGAGCAGGCGCAGAAGCAACATGGAAGATGTTTGACGCATTCACAGGCAACTACATCTGCAGCATAGCAAACGTCTCAGCCAGAGGAACACAAGTTGTCGGTAACGACGGAAGTATACTTTACTACAACATTGCAGGCACAGGCGCAAACAAATACTTAACAGTCTGGAACACTACACACGCCCTTTGGTACCGAACAAGATACGACACCAACCAATACTGGATGTGGAGACCATACCTAAATGTTACCTTTAACGGCAACTATGGATTCTCATTGAACGTATCCATTCCAGATGTCCAAGGCAGCATTTATGAGATTGTTCCAGGTGAACAAATCATCGGCGGAACTTCAGGCAAGAACAACGACACGGTCACAATGGAGGGCAACCTCTGGGCATTGAGCTTAAAACCAGGTGAAGAAGGAAAACTACTGTGGAACAAAACATTCACACCACCAAAAACAGAAGTCAATGACTTTGTCGGTGGTACTTTCGGTTACGGAAAAATGTCAGGTCCACAGGTGAATGCCGCTAACGGCGTATTCCTCTTTAGTGAATCTATGACACGCAACAGATGGGCATACGACCTTGACACAATGCAGCAGCTTTGGATGACCGAGCAACCTGAAGCGCAATGGCAATTCTATGGCATGAGCACATCCATCTACAAAGACAAACTCCTGTCCTACGGCTATGGCGGAGAACTAATCGCCTACAACATCCGAACTGGCGAAGTTCTCTGGAAGTGGCAAAGCGGAACAGTTGGCTTTGAAGGCTACTACGAGAACACACCATTATCGTTGGGCGCCATTGCAGATGACAAAATCTACCTGTACTCAAGTGAACACTCACCATCAATGCCTCTACGCAGAGACGCATTCATGTGGTGTGTTGACTTAAACAACGGTCAACTGCTCTGGAAGATCCAATGTTGGGGCAACAACCCTGCAATTGCAGACGGCTACTTGGTAGCATTAGACAACTTTGACAATCAAATCTACTGCTACGGCAAAGGCCCAAGCGAAACAACTGTCACAGCCTCACCCTCAGTCGTGGATAACGGCGCCGCAGTCATGATACAAGGCACAGTCACAGACCAATCAGCAGGCGCAATGGGCACACCCGCAATTTCAGACGCCGACCAACAAGCATGGATGGAGTACCTCTACCAGCAGAAGACAAAGCCAACAGATGCTGTTGGTGTCGTTGTAAAGTTAATGGCGCTTGACCAGAACGGCAACACACACAACATCGGTGAAGCATGCAGTGACTCAAATGGAAACTATGGCTTAACATGGACTCCACCTGCAGAAGGAACCTACAAGATCACTGCTACCTTTGAAGGCTCTGGCGCTTATGGAAGTTCAGACGCAACAACATACGTAGGAGTCGGCTCAGTTTCAGCTGCACCACAAAGCCCAACACCTTCAACAGCCCCCACACCACCATCAAGTGGAATGCCATCATCGACATACATAGCCATCGCAGGCGTAGTTATTGTGATAATCGTAGCAGCAGCAGTGCTTCTCCTGCGAAGACGCAAATAA